The following proteins come from a genomic window of Erpetoichthys calabaricus chromosome 18, fErpCal1.3, whole genome shotgun sequence:
- the selenok gene encoding selenoprotein K, with protein MVYVSNGQVLNSRTQSPWRLSFFSDLFWGIVEFVGLFFQSLFQPDLSKNGNTSSSRFYDGRGPPGFPGGRRRMGRINHGGGPTPPPMAGGGUGR; from the exons ATGGTTTACGTGTCGAATG GTCAGGTATTGAATAGCCGGACACAGTCGCCTTGGAGACTTTCTTTCTTCTCGGATTTGTTCTGGGGCATTGTGGAGTTTGTTGGTTTATT ttttcaatctcTGTTCCAGCCTGATTTATCCAAAAATGGCAACACATCCTCGTCTCGCTTTTATGACGGTCGAGG CCCCCCAGGATTTCCTGGAGGAAGACGCAGAATGGGACGAATAAATCATGGTGGAGGCCCAACTCCACCCCCAATGgcaggaggaggatgaggaag GTAA